A stretch of Lathyrus oleraceus cultivar Zhongwan6 chromosome 6, CAAS_Psat_ZW6_1.0, whole genome shotgun sequence DNA encodes these proteins:
- the LOC127091428 gene encoding uncharacterized protein LOC127091428 — protein MRTGLKNNIAYSFFDPEIGVLKDMIALITPDHVGMFRESYGGILKMVFRLTDCDRSAIHTLLQFYDPGLRCFVFPDYLLGPLMEDYVSILGIQIRDQIPFHVTRAEPDVLGISRALYLSPEMVKEGWKEKGKLPGFHLSFLEANAKEHAAAGNWKTVCALIAVSIYGIVLFPNQKNFVDRNAIRLFMQRNPIPTLIGDVYYSVHNRNEKRRGGLVRCCSQLLFRWFMGYLPSRGAFVQIDPSVKWSFRLMGLRADDIAWTHNGLAGRDFICSCGSLPNVPLVGVQGCINYNPMLLRRQMGFAIEGPPLGREIQESFYFPIDGNQTKLRQILDEWRDIQRRGKVPYGKVNCRYFPLFEDWLRKRIESTFLPFPGGDSVCPRIEGPSSSVSMEEFLEMKRARDQLLAEKAELERSVAHFQAANQEIKVKMEDQDKRHALEAKRFEMDTAYYGKISQALASSNREHDITKEKLFRASKVIEDEKRRQIIVKDQRDDRVRGLIAEWEAKLQVKESEKLKIIAERDHYMAERDHYFRQMKIHQKEVGRLQQENTELRFAAEFARMEDEIGPSVGPSSS, from the coding sequence atgaggaccggtttgaagaacaacattgcttacagtttctttgatccagagattggtgtgctcaaggatatgatagcattgattactcctgaccatgtgggaatgtttagagagtcatacggcggtattctgaagatggttttcagactcactgactgcgacaggagcgccatccacactcttcttcagttctatgaccctgggttgaggtgtttcgtttttccagactatctgttgggacctctgatggaggattatgtcagcatcctgggtattcagatccgtgatcagattcctttccatgtcaCTAGGGCGGAGCCGgatgtccttgggatttcacgtgctctttatttgagtccggaaatggtcaaggaaggttggaaggagaagggaaagttacctggatttcatttgagtttcttggaggctaatgccaaggaacatgctgctgcgggtaactggaagacggtttgtgctctgattgctgtgagcatttatgggattgttctgtttcctaaccagaagaatttCGTGGACCGTAATGCTatcaggttgtttatgcagagaaaccctattcctaccctgattggagatgtatactactcagtgcataacaggaatgagaagaggcgtggtggTCTGGTCAGATGCTGCTCTCAGCTACTCTTTAggtggttcatgggatatttgccttcccgaggtgcctTTGTTCAGATTGATCCTAGTGTGAAGTGGTCCTTTCgattgatgggtctgcgggctgatgacattgcttggactcataatggtttagCTGGTCGGGACTTCATCTGCAGTTGcgggagtttacctaatgtgcctttagtgggagttcagggttgcattaattacaacccgatgcttctccggagacagatggggtttgctatagagggtcctcctctcgggcgagagattcaggagtccttctatttcccgattgatggtaaccagaccaagctgaggcagatattggacgaatggcgagatatccagaggaggggtaaggttccttatggcaaagtcaactgccggtattttccactatttgaggattggttgcggaagaggattgagtcTACATTTCTACCGTTCCCTGGAGGTGACTCAGTGTGTCCtaggattgagggtccaagttcttctgtcagcatggaggagttccttgagatgaagagggccagagatcagttacttgcagagaaagcggagttggagagaagtgttgctcattttcaggcagctaatcaggaaatcaaagtgaagatggaagatcaagacaagcgacatgcttTGGAGGCCAAACGCTTcgagatggatacagcctactatgggaagatcagccaagctttagcatcGTCCAACAGGGAACATGACATCACAaaggagaagctgttcagagcatcaaaagtcatcgaagatgagaagagaaggcaaatcatagtgaaggatcagagagatgacagagtcaggggtctcattgctgagtgggaggcaaagctgcAAGTCAAGGAGTCAGAGAAGCTAAAGATCATTgcagagagagatcactatatggctgagagagaccactacttcaggcagatgaagattcatcagaaggaagttggaagactacagcaggagaataccgagctcaggttcgccgcagagttcgcgaggatggaagatgagatagggccatctgtgggaccctcatctagctag